DNA sequence from the Antedon mediterranea chromosome 7, ecAntMedi1.1, whole genome shotgun sequence genome:
CTATTGTATTCAATAGGGTGCAAAGGTGACAATATGTTGTAATGACTGATTAAGTTAAAGATCTATTGTCTGAGTGTTAGACAATGGGTTTTGGTTAAATCATGGATAATccatggttaaatttaaccattttgtctttttgtaagtgaaatctttatttttattgtttttttgggggggacaatacatctttaaaccatttacccttttatttatttaataggcctaaaggaaataaaaaagtaattttttattttttacaatgtaagtaaaaccaaaaaaaaaatttgataattttagACTAATTGtataatgaaaaaatattaataattatatattaatattatgtaaattatgtatttcaatgtacagtataaatgaacagtatatttatatacacaACAGCAGCTCAAAACAGGGAAGTGTAGAGAACTGAAATACTTGGCCCTATTTTACAGGGAGAGAAGGAATTAATTACCGTATTTACTCAAATAAATTGCCCAGAgcatttattgttcaggagCAGGTTTTTAGGGGGAGTTTATTctagggaggcgtttattcagtGGATTGTTTATCTTTTgtgaaaaaaatacaacacaattgatatcaagaagtgataaaatacagtgaAAATggtatcaaaatgcttggtaaattcagggaagagttaaatcttccctggtaaattgtagatcatgtcaatcaatgaattctacagcgctaaaaatagaaatgtgtttgAATACAATGTATTATGCATGTGGCGGGcctttattcaaataaatatggtattattatatttatatatagacaACTTTTATAGTTAGTGTTGTGTTGGCACCTTGTAAGTTTTTCACTCAGAAATTTTAGTTTGTCAATTCAACTTTTGTGTTTTAAAATTGCTGAGTGGCCTTTCTAGATCGTAGGTAACGAAAacaatttatactgtatattttctttttttttgtaatttatacaattaatgCTTATAGTTGATAAAATAAAGGCGtattattacaattacataAGGTATAGTAATAAAGTTGtgataattatattgttttggaATTTTTATACAACCAGTTTTGATATTCACTATGCTCAGCGGTGTAACGCCTACGAGCGCtcctcactggctaaacccaggggccccgtAGCTTGAGAGGCCCGCAGcagtacaaacaaaaaaaacatgtcCGATACTGTGCTTTTGTCTGTGGGTCTACCTTTTACAAATGTTGGAGTCACTATCAGAATGTTTTGTTCTAGGAACGACTTCAAAGTTCTGCTACTTCAAAAAATCATGAAAAAGCTTTAAAACGGCAGAGCGGCTGGGTGGCCCTACCATCTTTGGCCCTggctttttttaatttgttttttttgggggtgggggggaacaatactgtacatcaagATTTGTTTCCACTAGAGCTGTAGTTGCAAGGACATAGACGTGATGCAACCACAACGCAagcgatttgaccaatcaaaaaagTCAACTCAACATTTTCTTTAGAGGAATATAGACTTTACATCTTTATTTGTATTTCTTATCACCTTCAACCGATTGCAGATAAAAAGAGTGTACATTTTAAGATTAACAACATGTAGGTAAACTTTTCACTACAAAGTatcttttcatttatttatctaaCACACATGAAGCAATATTTACAAATACAGTTAGTGAGGTAATTAAATAAGGTATcttcattcaataaaaaatggcaaaatttacaatgaatgaatgaaattaaatattaaaaaaacctTTTATTGCAATTAGTATGATTTAAAAAGTCTATTTCCTGTAGACTAATGTCCCAAGTTATCGACTGTCTAACATAAAACACATTGATCAAACCTATAAACAAAGAATTTTACCAGGCATTGTTAACTAAGGATAGGCCTACAGGTTTCCTGCATTGCACATGCCTAGCATTTCAAATGGTAGCTGCATATTAATGCAGTTTCGCACAATTTTTATCTAGTACCCTTTTCACacttatataatgtaaatataaagtggtaaccaggtttgcataaTATAAAGACAAAATGTCCCAAGTTGTTACTGCGTGTGAGACTATTGACCTGGTATTAAgctgaccaatcatagtaatcaaatagcgcGCAACTATGCTCGATTTCCCACGGTTAGCGTATGCATGTGTGAAAATGTCTAATAAATCAGAAACCTGGTAACAACTTGTTacaatttatgcagatgtgaaaagggtattaaaataaataaattttataattgcatttgttaataataatatagttatgTATTTTTACATCATTAAAAGacaaattattacaatataaaaaacaattaaaatcttTCAATATTTAGttcaaattatattaataatgcaagctcttattttattcatcacacaaaatttaatataaacaataatatacagAGTTAATAAACGCAATCAGTGTTCTCTTGCATAGACCACAATGCTCAAGGTTTATACAGAGTTAATAAACGCAGTCAGTGTTCTCTTGCATAGACCACAATGCTCAAGGTTTATACAGAGTTAATAAACGCAGTCAGTGTTCTCTTGCATAGACCACAATGCTCAAGGTTTaggtaataataatttcatttcacaacaaaaaaagaaaatgaagaacAGACAAATATTGAGTTTTTTGAAAAGtatgtttataaattatactCAATGCTTGTAGAGCTATTATTAAATCCTGGCATATTTGTAATTCTAAAcgaaattttcaaaaaagtGTTGTTACAATTACTTCAAATTCACTCTACTTACTACAACAGATTAGATTTAGAGAGTAAAGAAAACATTACAAAATTGTAAGCGGTGAAGTGTATGTATACAAGTATGTTGTACAATATTCTCTACTCCATGGTGCAAGGTATTAGATTTTGGCTTTGTGCTTACCAGTGTACTTCTTTAGATATTCTAGTCTATGCCTAGCTCCTCAACTGTAGGTTAAAAATCAGAATTGTATTAAGAGGTGTATAAACCAGCCTAACACTATGTGCTTTGTACCTCATTATTTCTTTCAATATCACTTTGAACCTTGACCTTTCCCATTCCAAAAATCATTCCCGCACACCCGACGTCAGTACAAGTTTAATAGAATGGCAAACTAATGGTTTaagtaatatttaaaatgttcaacCATAGATTTATAACGTTTTATatgtataggtccatggttaaactcaaaattatacacattgttataattgtccccctgaaaaaatatttaacaaaaacaaaaaaaatgtttaatatgcaTGCTATAGTTATTTACTATGACCAAGAATttgattacaaattatttactaaataaataaatgttaacttttagttaaaccagttgacaagtacttacttgctacgTTTCAGCTACTTTCAGTAGCCTTGGTCACGCAAATGACGTTGACATGATGTTCTGTCATTCATCATAGTTCGGTGAATTGCGCCACCTCTCGTCTGATGTTCAGCTTTCTGCTGGTGTCCCCCTTTGGATGCTTGGGTGTGAACTATGACGAATTACAGAACATCATGTCAACGTCATTTGCGTGACCAAGGCTACTGAAAGTAGCTGAAAcgtagcaagtaagtacttgtcaactggtttaattaaaagttaacatttatttatttaatatccattgaaaccagatgaaattttttgagaaattatttactgaaaaatagtaatttaaagccaaaaaattgtaaaattgccTGTCAGACAATTGGGTTTTAGAAATGTAATCATTTATGTTGtgtttaaatcatttattttattgtgtttttttctgTGGAACTTTATTAACACTGACAAATGACATTATAAAATCTCATTTTTATCAATCTTCTTTTTCCATGAAAATTCAATGTGAATATAATTTTGACTAAAGGACATCAATTTTAGACTgactatatattaattattatgtaaaagaAGAATCATAGTAAGATATCAGTAAGGCACCTATCGCTTCAGTTGATTTTCATTGAATACTATATCATCTGAGATGTCAGCTCGTGCTGGCAAGATGCCAATTTCAGCATTAACTGGCTGTGATTTGGCAAGGGCCATTAGGAACCCATAGAAAGACACTCGTTTTGAACTGGAAAGTATATCATCCAAACAAGTAACAGCAGGATGACTGAAAgaacaaatatttcaatttaatatatttatttccacTTTATTTAGAGAGGGTAACGTTTCCAGCTGAACATGCAGGCTAGCTGATATCCAGCAGCCCActttaaaatgataaagtatAAAATCTATTACACTTAACTAATTTAAACTCTTTACAatataaactacatttaataGATTAtgattacaatacaataaagaaattaaaattggatgaattttttaaaacggttggtaataaattaattaaatgcaTTATGTTCATTCATGGTTCATTACAAAAAAGACAATATGGTCAGGATCATTATTCTGCATAATGCAGTTATTAGTTCTTGTGCATTATACCCACTATTAAAGAACTACCGTCCGGACCCAACAAAGTAACTCCTTAATAGGgttgtcacctgaatagggtaTGCTGTATATTGCCACTTATTTCACAGGAAAGGGTCCTCATAAATAGGGGTGGGTGTCcctatgttttattttattatccaTTTCGACACCTAATCACTGCAACATGTACTGAACAACATATTTGATTGAATTAgttgttttcaaataaaaacatgataaaaaatCACTTTGATTAACCAAATTATTTGTTTAGTTGAGCATCATAGAgaaatcgtatattttttttgttgagAAAATGGgattttactatattttgcaTTATAATGCATATTCATGTAAAGAGACATGAGCCCTCTATAGTAATTTATAGTTTTTCCTTTCTAGTTTGAAGAGGGCACTCTGAAAATGGCTCTGTGAAGTGGGAAATGGCTGCGTCATCCACCTTGGCGCAAGTCTTCCATCCAGCCGAAAGTAGGGCCTAGGCTTAATACATACACGTCAAACATATTTCAATCTTGGAAACCAAATGTTACTTAAAATCTAACATTTAATGCAGTCCCAATTGAAATTTTACTGTATAAACTTCAAGCATAATAATAAGACTAGACATCTATCCCTTTTTGTCAATGCATGCCTAAACAAAAGCACCATAGTAGTTTGACCATACAGATATTATACAATCTCTGTGGTTTGACCTATatgtttagccagtgagtgcttatagccgttacgccactgctgGATATAGTGAACAATATCTCACTGCAACAATGTTTCAAAGTAAAAGTTCACGAGACAGTCACTTCAATAAATGAGTAAACAGACTGTAGTTACTGCATTTGAATAATTTAGGAATGGTTCCTTGTAACATTAACTATTTattgcactgattactagctgcatatTAAGGAGGTGTACATATACAATGACCGGGATAATAATTATGAAGTGCTTTAGAAAAGCATTAAGTACTACAGTATAAGATTGACATATTGCTTCTTGATGAAGTgtataaaattaacaatatacaCAATGTTATACAGTAGGGTcacattttgtcaaaaattgcaattaatttataaaattttagtttaaaattatgtctTGGTAATCTTATTTAATTATAGTTTCCGTATCATGGACAGTAACGTAAGTCAACACTACAGTTCTTGTTACGTTTCAAGTTgtgttgtttttatgttgtgtttatatttttCCTTCCCTTATtccataatttatttattattaatattattattgttttttattcatttatttgttatattttttcttcAGAGGCCATCAAGGTAAAGCAAATTGAACTTGATAAGAGATCAGTTCAAAACTGTTCAATTTCACTTACAGTTAACTACATTTTTTCACTGCAATGTAATTGTGATGTTTCGATGGTGAAGTTTATGAACACacaaaatagttattattaattaaggtTAAAGCAACATATTAAAAGAgcaaacaaaatgtagttactgcagtaactacagtagaatcattttgacATGGCTCTGATTAAGATAGAAATACCTTGATGAATGATAAATGATTCATAAACCATGGTTCCTAATAAACAGTTTGTTTGAAACGGTatattttttcttcatcattgtTTACTTGATGTAATAAAGGATTGAATCATAGGGGCCCACCCTAAATTTCTAAAATGCAAAATATAGAACATTGGTTTAGTTCAGCACTTAATTTCCCAATCATAGGCCCTCTGGGCCCATCCCTACCCAACCCACCTCATTCTAAATCCTGGATAAATAAAGAATACTCAACCTATAATTGACAGATTGGCAAGCATGCTTGAGAGCATCTAGAAACATGTTGGCATCAATACCATCTGCATGTGATTCAACTGCTGCTGGCCTTTGTTGCTGCTTTGGTGAGGAACTCTCACTTGGTACAACTACTGCTTCTCTTGGGCTCATCGTTGTGTTTAGAAGTCTTTGGTAAACACTTGAACACTCAATTAAGAATTCTAGTTTGCCAAAAGAAAGTTTAATATTATCAGTATCATAATGTTATCAAGTAGAACTTGAGTTGCCTTTTCTCTCCTTCCTTTTtatctattatatatttatacgtttttatataaaaatgttttctgtgtgggtatttatttttattttgaagacaatttttttatcataaattgcATGTTTTTAATCAGCAATATCTGCTATCTCTcgatattttgatttaatttgcaATGTACCAAAATTTTACATCCCATTTGAAGGACGACTAGTATCTTGTCTAGGATACAAGCAATATGGATTGACCATGCTAAAGCGATATCTTTTTCAATTATACCATACTGCTCTCATGATATCtgtattactgtacatgcaCATATCAAACAAGAAATTGTAATTTCAGCATGactaaatgtacagtacaatatggTATTAAATTGGAAAAATCAATGGAGGCTATATCAACGCACACTGACACGAAATACATCCACAGCTAAAACGGTCTAAACTACACCTCCCACAACTTTTAACTAGCCTGAAATAGGATTGGCCATACACCAATCCTCCTGGCTAATAACAAAAGAAAGCCTTCATGAGATCAACCACCAACAAGTCAATTATACAAACCCTTGAGGTACAGTACATTGATGATCACTATAGTCTAATCTTATAATATCATTAGCTTACCACAATAgtaaaattgaatttgaaagGCAAAGAGAAAATCTGCAAAGGACATGAGGGAGTTGAGGGCGTCTTCCATGATGCGAGCTGTTCTCTGTACAACTTCTAATGGAAAATTAGCACACAGTATACACAGCAATGAATGGTATTCCCTTACATTCAGCAAATCTgtggaaaaacaaatattaatcaatttcTATTTCGATTTAGATTCTCAGACAAATTTAaactattgtttgttattttagtaGACCAGagattcattaaaataaaagattgacATGAATTGAAAATTATGTTACTTGTTGAGCTTTAACTCTCTGACTAATTGAGTTTAACGTTTTAAAAGAATTCATTGTGACTGTGTAACATATTCACCTTACactttacaataaataaaatatcaaaacaacCAATTTTAAAAAACTGGGAGAATTTGCATTTTTCAACCGCAAGTTTGTACTCACCGCCATTTCTTCCGATGTATTTATAACATTTccaaaatgtatgtataaatgAAGCTCTGTTATGGGATGTTTTTTGAATGAATTCAAATTCACGATAAAGTGTATGTGTTCCACTTTGAACACTCTGAAAACTAAAGAGACACAAcattataataacaacattataatatttattaggtCACCATATGAATGATTGAAAGAAATGAGAATAGTCActcttaaggcccatttacactagggcgataacgatcgacaataaatagataaacatacatttttcttggataaaacaaaagaaattagaacagttttcgttctagaactaccGGATAATGTATGCTGTACAgtgtatttgataaaaataatatttttaaaaatccaatcaTATgatgtcatgatcaataaaaaaaaataaaattgtattgtaacgatattattgctcttactaatcatgaagtcatttgattggatgtgtggaaaaattattttcatcaaaggcagcatagatgATAATCTTTAGTTCTATGatgaaaatttgtttaattCTTTAGTTTTAGGTATGAAAAACGCATCTTTTTATCGTCGATCGATAAATGGGCCTTTatacattactgtatataatacaataaacaacAGTAAAATAACACACTGGCGCAACACAAGCGAGttcaccaatcacaagcgacagttagGATGATCCAAGTGTCATTAATTAAACTGTATAATCTAATTTAGTGAAACCTATTGCCACCATCAACCGTGTGCCTAATCTAAGGCCTTATTTTATATCGGCAAATTCAACCGTGCacctttatataatatatatactgtaccgtactttatttattcacgagACTGATGTACAGCACAACTCATTCAATCAACATTGATTGTTTTTGAACAAGTTTGTGATATTACAAATTAATCACACACTTTGAAAATTATTCTGTTGAGGAACAGTCAACTCTGCctttttaaaactatatattACTAGATGCAATAATGGTTGGCTGTAATCTTGCATACAGTATAAGGACTTACTATTCAGTGAAGAACTTTGTAATCTTGCATACAGTATAAGGACTTACTATTCAGTGAAGAACTTTGATATATTTATCTTTGAATTTTCTTCTTTCAGTTCCAGCAGTTGATGAACTGCATCTTCAACATATActaaaatttgatttttgtctgaaagaAAATGAcatgactttaaaaataaaaaaatacatacaagacCAAAATAGATGTTTCTTTATAGGCCTAAGCTCATCCAGTTACATTCAAGGTttttcagaatttatttttataatttttttaataatttaaacaataaaattgcACAAGGGTATTCTTGAGCTTTGTATtggtttaaaatatttttttattcattcaattgAAATGTGTGTTTAGATTCAATGTGCGTATAACATGCACATTTAGGCAAGAACAGCATTTATAAGGGTTAATAAAGATATTTATTATGGTTAAACAACACAAAAGAAAATGAGCGAAATACTGAGAGAGACCCATGGACatgttacagtacagtatgtcgtattcaaattttaaaaacaggtTTACTTGCTCAATTCTTAGAAAAATTGCACAGCCATATAGGCCTTCATGGCAAGGCCTTTGAATACTTTGCATTGCGATTTGAAATTACAAGGATTTTATTGCGCTGGCGCAGCATAAGATtcaatgtttaaattttaaatacattctTGGCCTATCCTACTGACACAAAAAATTTTGAAATGTCTTGTAAGCATTTTGAACTACTTTTATAAGAAAGGGGTAAATGaataaagcaatttaaagcaaaaattattagaatcggaCCAGTATTAGCGGAGATATTATCATTTAATTAACGTCTTTTGAAGGAGataatctttattgtttttattgaaaaagaaGCACAGACAGACaaaagaaagataaaagaatCTATCTGCATAAGAAAAAGACCACATAATATCAACAGAGACATTGGTGGGTATGACCTCCCACATACATATGATAGTTTGCTGGAAAAAGTTGAAGCAGGAGGGGGCCAGCGGAGACGCTCTATCGTCAATACCAACCAGACGGCTGGTGGCGCTGTTCAGCGTCACTTACAAAAAACCAGACCATTCCAACACAGGCATTAGTCTGAAGCAGCTGACAGATTGTCGGCGAAACGTCACGAAGGTAATTTTATTCCCTTTTCGTTGTTTTGGTTcaacataaaagtaaaaatccacaaaaatttattgttttaattaaacaaaaactgCGTCTCCTACACAATTTGCACTATGTTTTGTAATGTAAATTCAGCACCAGTTATCGATGAATTTTTGTCTGGTACGGTTCTATTGTACGAAATTAATTATTTACCAtttgtataaaattaattattgattaatattcaAGGTCATTTTTAAAGATCAAGTTCATTTGCTGAGGTCAAACGTCACCGATAAAAGATAAATACAACATTTCAAATAGTTTAACTTTATATAGAACTGGCAAATTTTATTAACAGAATTAACTATCATAACGCATTATAATGCCACTATAATAATcccttattatttatattattaaatattatatttaatattatatataaaatattcataacaCAAGGCTTATCAAATCTCTTTTGGATATTTAGTGGTTCTGAAAAGAACCGTTtgttttgattgtttttttctaattttttgtcttctttttttCCCCAGATTTTCCAGCAAAGGTTGATACCATTAATCCCTTATGACCACAAGATCCCCATTCTTTAAATCTGCAATTATTTCATCCATATCCATATAATAGTGGTCAATCTCCTTTGTCGATGGATCCGtctaaacaattttaaattcgCCAGTTGTGTCCTTAAACTCTGCAATGGTTGCTTCACCACCACCAACTCCATTCTTTTCATTGGACCACAGATGAgtaatttttttctcaaaaagAATCAGCGGATAAATTCTTACATTCTTTATTTGCAAGTTGTctattactctagtagctagatcaactttcgtatgcactttgaggtccagagaatttgacttcagaaattggtttagggtggtcaaacaatcatttttggcttggttacacattttgaaaatgtggcgaaaggtcaaaaggtcagggtgaaaggtcataagaccaaacaccaatatgtccttaaatctgaacaaccactggtcacagcgaagtaattttggtctcaaattgatcagaaggtatacatttatattcagtctaatgggacattttagtttaaaatgaccggaaatgccatttctgacctttgacccacaacccagggcatgtatttatctccgtaactactggtcgtagacacttgaatttggttttaaattgttcgaaatatatattttgttatttgaaaaacattttgaaaaatgttacaaaaggtctaagggtcagggtcaagggttatataaacaaataaataaaggtacttgtatctcggcaaccactggtcgcagcaagtcaattttggtctcaaaatgttcagaaggcatgcatttatattccgtctaatggggcattttagtaaaaaatgatcagaaatgccatttctgacctttgacccacataccagggcatcttcatatctctgtaagtactggtcgtagaaacttaaatttggtattaaattgttcgaaatatacatatttacattcattgtaatagaaaatgtggttaaaagatgaacagaaaatactattactaatgtttcaaacaaaaaacatatctctacacaacttatccttagacagtaatgttatgcaatatgatactttaaattgtttcaatttcaagtaggcctactagttattgctgtccacgagaacattttgatataaacgtcaagctcaacagttcttttcagaatgctagaagtaacttgccatgtgtatccgattaaacgccccgggcatttattgttcaaaagggtttttaggggg
Encoded proteins:
- the LOC140054562 gene encoding centriolar satellite-associated tubulin polyglutamylase complex regulator 1-like, with protein sequence MALRSTDRFVLSAEEYLDKNQILVYVEDAVHQLLELKEENSKINISKFFTEYFQSVQSGTHTLYREFEFIQKTSHNRASFIHTFWKCYKYIGRNGDLLNVREYHSLLCILCANFPLEVVQRTARIMEDALNSLMSFADFLFAFQIQFYYCEFLIECSSVYQRLLNTTMSPREAVVVPSESSSPKQQQRPAAVESHADGIDANMFLDALKHACQSVNYSHPAVTCLDDILSSSKRVSFYGFLMALAKSQPVNAEIGILPARADISDDIVFNENQLKR